TCGCCTTGCTCCTCCAGGTgtagcccaaggaggttgaagggataggagggTAAGACCTGAGGCTTCCCcccgcccaccggcagaaccggtgcgctgagggggctgcaggcgattgccaacccACGGTGacaatcgagctgcaggcctagcgCGGTCTCCCTGGGGAGAACCGCTGGACCGAGAACGGTAGCGATGGTCCCGAGCGTTaggagagctgctaccagtcaccctatccgtccggtcccggtgggagcgacagtcaggggaccggcagagtccactGTCACAGTGGGAGCGTGGCccgtcctcacggcgcgtcacgcttggctggtcctggcgaccggggggacctcttcctcgcctcaacccgcgCACGGTTTGGGGGGGATCGTTgcatcaaccctgggaaccggcggattgccacgagagcgatcgctggcctggtgggagtcgcctgagcgactgccaccagtcttccgctccatgcctgggTCCTGGTGGCGAGCTGCCTCGGCTGCCTGGACCCTAGCTGCATGGTCACCCgcgggcgaccgtacactcaatacctctcgcgaacgagcggccaaGACTGTACCTGGCGTCGAGGGAGACCATCTGGCACCAGGCGAGGAGGTGCCGGTGTTAACCGGTACCCCTCTAgtcccccgtcttcttcttcctagacaggccccgttcccgaaggaacaggaggaccagtggaagCCCCAACTATcacaccggagtgggacagacccttaaaggtctctgagcgagacttctttggggggggaggaggcaaccttcttcttcctcgggtgtggggccttggaagtcgaaggggaagaggcggctgcagacgacgaatacaccttcttcttcttcgacagGTTCCTCAGGACCAGCGtcaagtcctccatccaggacggagctggagcagttgccgaagcaacagggtccagctgcacctgtccagagGTACCTGCGGCGGCGGGGTCAGCAACACCACAGGCTGGAGCGAcgacggcaggaactggtacaggAGCGGCAGCAATGGGAACTGATGGCGGTACAGGAGCTAGCATCATCAccggtactggcggcaggtcaagcggagagctcttgggacacagAAAGTCAGTGTCTCGGGCGAGAGCACCAAAACCAGGCAGCGGGGTGACCTCCCTCCTCGGCAAACCTGGCAGCGGAGCCTGGACTGCAGCCGTCGGGGTAACCGTAGCCACATGCTGCATATACACCAGGTGGGGAGGAGCAGCGTAACCTGGCGTCGACGTCTCTGGTCCATGGGTGACCGGCCTCGATCCACACACTGCTAGGTGGTACAGCAGCCCCTGAATGCTCGGTGTCCCCGGGAGCCCAAGAGAGTACCAGACCTGTCTGAGATCATCACCCGCGGCATGTTCACCTGAGGAAGGAAAGGTCGGGTTAATGGGGTGGGTCGCCCAGGGGTGGGAATCTCCCACCCCGAGCGAaaggaagaccccgaatacagctgAATACCGAGGTGCcgcgcgccctcctccacactcaacTGGtcaagtgaggagaaggactgcGACACACCCCCTGAaagggaaggagccatacgcaggAGCTGAGacggaggaaggaaagaggaagacatgtCCGTAACCAGAGGAGTTGCTGGAGAgccctccgacgactccttggccggcttacgcgCCTTCTTCCTCCCCCTGTAATGCTCCCCCGACCACAATACACATAAATCAcatggctcggtgcgagagcattcacgccctcgacaCCGAGTACATAAATCATGAGGGTCTACCTCCACAAGAGACCTAAAGGCTCCACACCAGTGCACAACTCAGTAAAAGGGAAAGTTGAGAAAAAATGTTTCTTAATGAAGTATCCAAGCATACAACAACAGCGGGCAGAGCGGCGAAGAGCACGTCTGGTTCCGaaggcggccgaaagcaaagtgaagcttcacctcccaGCCGGGCGGGACACCCGACTACTGGActagcagttaactaccgaacctccttgttcaaagcttacgaccggttccagctgctgcTGATTACATTCCGTAagttaaaggaccaagggtttgtattacatgtCAGAACAAATTGGTGATTGTGGCTAGATTCATCATGGATGAAATACATATTCTATTTACTGATGTAATCATCTCACTTTACCTTTTCTTAAACTGACCAATAGTAAAATAAGTTTGTTAACTGTATGAACTTATCAAGCAATCAGAATTTTGTCACAGGTATATACGACTCTTCCTTACAttgattttttcaaaaaatgaaatttgaaccATTTGCCTTTCATGAAGTCTCATGATCCATTAAATCATCAAGACTCAAAATCAGAAGAAAATTTACACTAGACATGCATACCCTTATTAACACTATATCATAAAGAATGTATCAAACAATATATCTCAGGATAATCAAACACAGTGGTAAGTAGGGgaaatataaattaaagtatgATAAAGTCACTATCAAATATATACAGACACTTTTAACAATCTCTTGAGTGTTAAACACCATACAGAGCTATTAATTGCAAAGTACCTCTAAAAAACTGCAACCACAGTCACTTCAAAACAACTTATCTAAAAACACATAACTCTTCTGCATATGATAATACCTTGTATAAAATCTTAGTGCTATAAAAAGGGTTGTACATTCAATCTGAGCTCAGAAAGatattaaaaatttgttattttttttcattaaactcTGCAATACACTGAGTTATATGTGCCATCAATGACTGTTGTTTCTCCTCTGGGCATCTTCTCACTGAAGCTGTGACAAATTTTCCAAAAGCTTCAGTAACTTCAGCTACCTTTTTCTCTTGATTCATACACAACTTTGCTCTCTTAGCTGCCGAAGTTCCCATTCTGGAACTACTTCTAGATATTACATTATCACACCCTCTGTCAATACCCACAGACAATGAAGACCTGACAGCAGATGGTTCTACAGAAGTTCTATTGTCAGTACTGCTACTGGCACTCCATTCACCACCAATGCGAAGTTCATCTTCCGTTTCTTGGTACTGCTGTTGTAATTCATTCAAACTAGACAGATTTCCAACTGGTGCTCTAGTTCTGGAACCCTCAATTTTAACTGAAACTGGATTTGCTCCCTCCTGCAACAAAACAAGAAATTACTGCATAAGCCAGTTTGAACTATTACTGACACTCTTTTAAATTCTAATGAGCAATTATGGTAATGTTGGAGATCACTCAATAAGAAAATCAGTTTAACATTCtacataaaataataagtttattGAAGAATATATCAAAATTTGAATGGAACAACCTGTGACACCTTGTAAGTGTTCTCAGTGTGGTGCCAGAATATCTTACATTGCAACAAAGGATTCTATACTAAGGAAAGGAGCATGTTAATGAAGGATAATCACATTTATAATTGATGTTTGGCATTTACCTATAATGCAGACTTTTGAGTTTATAAAAGGGAACCAGAAATTAAAATTACCTTTCATTATGTATGAAAAAGGCTTTGAAATAGACAATTTACACAAAGACAGTTGTGTCATAGTTTTGGATCTCTAACAGTtggtaagattcatcccaaataaaaatccttaaagaaAGCATAAAATCATACCAGATTTGGAATAACTCACTTGCATTACTGTCTTCAgcataaaatgcaaaaaacaatttcaattccatattatgctatatatatgtgtgtgtgaactttTAATGagtaatgatatgtatataataattacaaaaaaataaacaaaataaaacaatttaatttaCCCCAGGCAGAGGGACATTTGCCTGAATACTTTTCTTCAATGAATCCACCAAGAAAAGCATCCGATTGAAGTGAACCCACTTGGACTCATATGGCTCCTCACTTGGCTGACGTCTACGCTCATTTACTTTCCTAACTTCACGAACAAAAAATGTTCTCAAGTTCCTGAATTTCCTCCAAACATCTTCtgcaaaaaattattacaaaattttttaaaacctaattacaggtaaaatattttcaaaaattgctATTGACTAATACATACAGGCATGGgaattttttttgcttaaaatttaAAAAGCCAATTACttcagatataatattaatactactTGTTTTGtaacatatatcttatatctctgaaaaaaagaatcagaaaaaaaattaaccttaatagttaaattttgcaaaaaaattaatttcttctttCCACCATGCATCATAGCTTGGTGATTTGCAATGGCCACACACCAACACGTACAATACTATATCTTGCTATCATATGTAAACATATCCTAATAGCCAGGGGTATAAAGTCTATTCTATCACTTCAATGACCTGACCTTCCTAATCTTACAAAACTTAAGGTACCG
This is a stretch of genomic DNA from Macrobrachium nipponense isolate FS-2020 chromosome 46, ASM1510439v2, whole genome shotgun sequence. It encodes these proteins:
- the LOC135214817 gene encoding uncharacterized protein LOC135214817, which codes for MAAESGPINPHFERNPAPPERRANDDGVNEIRPLWTSLMEEMLIYYIRANRLLWDPNHPHFTKPMLKRRKVEDIAAIIKRESGFEDDFVLSPEDVWRKFRNLRTFFVREVRKVNERRRQPSEEPYESKWVHFNRMLFLVDSLKKSIQANVPLPGEGANPVSVKIEGSRTRAPVGNLSSLNELQQQYQETEDELRIGGEWSASSSTDNRTSVEPSAVRSSLSVGIDRGCDNVISRSSSRMGTSAAKRAKLCMNQEKKVAEVTEAFGKFVTASVRRCPEEKQQSLMAHITQCIAEFNEKK